From one Chitinivibrionales bacterium genomic stretch:
- a CDS encoding HNH endonuclease, with translation MLESLVLNTAGIPVSIVSWQRAVTLYYAEKAIILAEYEDKLIHSISFSIKAPAVIQCLKTDYMPRRFVRILPFSRRNVYIRDNGHCMYCGKKVSLANFTFDHVIPKCRGGKSTWTNVVVSCMRCNTRKGGRYVSASGMTLLRNPFAPQLDKAAPANLVSRVAAEIPHESWEDYIYWNIILED, from the coding sequence ATGTTGGAATCTTTAGTATTAAATACAGCAGGTATTCCTGTATCTATTGTTTCATGGCAACGGGCGGTAACACTTTATTATGCCGAAAAAGCGATAATTCTTGCCGAGTATGAAGACAAATTGATACATTCCATCAGTTTTTCTATTAAGGCACCGGCAGTCATCCAATGCCTCAAAACCGATTACATGCCTCGCCGCTTTGTCCGCATTCTTCCATTCAGCCGGAGGAATGTCTATATCAGAGACAATGGTCACTGCATGTATTGTGGAAAAAAGGTGAGTCTGGCAAATTTTACGTTCGATCATGTAATACCAAAATGCCGGGGCGGTAAAAGCACGTGGACAAATGTCGTGGTCAGCTGTATGCGTTGCAATACACGTAAAGGAGGCCGGTATGTAAGCGCCTCTGGTATGACGCTCCTGCGGAACCCCTTTGCCCCTCAACTCGATAAAGCCGCGCCCGCCAATCTGGTCAGCCGTGTCGCCGCGGAAATCCCCCATGAATCGTGGGAAGATTATATCTACTGGAATATCATTCTGGAAGATTAG
- the trpC gene encoding indole-3-glycerol phosphate synthase TrpC: MLEKIIETKKDEVRRLQKQHDSFTGRTAHCRSLLGSLNNCNHVGIIAEVKKASPSRGVIKKDFEPVSIAKTYEKGNAAAISVLTDEQYFQGSLDYLVAIRNSVALPVLRKDFIIDPIQVKQTAAHNADAMLLIAAALSDTQLEELHSAALEFNIEPLIEIHAIDELDRVMKAEPSLIGINNRDLTTFSVDINTSVTIMKYIPSKVTVISESGIFTQEHAQRVYNAGVKGILVGESLMRADNPVQLLDELNNVGKN, encoded by the coding sequence ATCCTCGAAAAAATAATCGAAACAAAAAAAGATGAAGTCCGCCGGCTTCAAAAACAGCACGATAGTTTTACCGGCAGAACAGCCCATTGCCGTTCCCTTCTGGGAAGTCTGAATAATTGTAATCATGTGGGGATTATTGCCGAAGTAAAAAAGGCATCCCCGTCGAGGGGAGTCATAAAAAAGGATTTTGAACCGGTATCGATTGCGAAAACCTATGAAAAGGGCAACGCAGCAGCGATCTCGGTCCTTACTGATGAACAATACTTTCAGGGTTCTCTCGACTATCTCGTTGCTATCCGGAACAGCGTGGCACTACCGGTTTTAAGAAAAGATTTCATAATCGACCCGATTCAGGTCAAACAGACCGCCGCACACAATGCCGATGCCATGCTTCTTATCGCCGCAGCTCTTTCGGATACCCAGCTTGAGGAGTTGCACAGTGCGGCTCTGGAATTTAATATCGAACCACTGATCGAGATACATGCAATTGATGAACTGGATCGGGTGATGAAAGCGGAGCCATCACTGATTGGTATCAATAATCGTGATCTTACAACATTTTCAGTTGATATCAATACATCGGTAACAATAATGAAGTATATTCCCTCAAAGGTGACCGTTATCTCCGAAAGCGGTATTTTTACACAGGAACATGCTCAACGCGTCTATAATGCAGGAGTAAAAGGTATATTAGTCGGAGAATCGCTCATGCGAGCTGATAATCCGGTGCAATTACTGGATGAACTCAACAATGTCGGTAAGAATTAA
- a CDS encoding anthranilate/aminodeoxychorismate synthase component II (TrpG; with TrpE catalyzes the formation of anthranilate and glutamate from chorismate and glutamine; TrpG provides the glutamine amidotransferase activity), which translates to MLLIIDNYDSFTFNLVQYIGEFYQDIQVYRNDKIGVNEIEKLNPAGIIISPGPCTPKEAGISVETVQKLGPKTPILGVCLGHQSIGAAYGGKVIRAPYLMHGKVSKILHNGKGIYTDIPNPFIATRYHSLIVERESLPDCLDITSETEDKIIMGLRHKEYPVEGIQFHPESILTEPGKSLLKNFLLTFK; encoded by the coding sequence ATGCTGCTGATTATCGATAATTATGATTCTTTTACCTTCAATCTGGTTCAGTACATTGGTGAGTTTTATCAGGATATCCAGGTATACCGGAATGATAAGATCGGAGTGAATGAGATTGAAAAACTCAATCCTGCAGGCATAATCATTTCCCCCGGCCCCTGTACTCCCAAAGAAGCCGGCATTTCGGTAGAAACAGTGCAAAAACTCGGCCCGAAAACACCTATCCTCGGAGTATGCCTGGGGCATCAATCTATCGGTGCAGCCTACGGCGGCAAAGTCATTCGTGCTCCCTACCTGATGCATGGAAAAGTATCGAAAATCTTACATAATGGCAAAGGCATTTATACCGATATCCCTAATCCGTTTATCGCGACCCGTTATCACAGCCTGATTGTTGAACGGGAGAGTTTACCCGACTGTCTTGATATCACATCCGAAACTGAAGATAAAATTATTATGGGGCTCCGCCATAAGGAATATCCGGTTGAAGGCATCCAGTTTCATCCGGAATCGATCTTGACCGAACCCGGAAAGTCGTTACTTAAAAACTTTTTATTAACATTCAAATAA
- the trpE gene encoding anthranilate synthase component I produces MILPVLADAEKLASRGNIIPLYTTILADTETPVSIWLKLFRDEPYSFLLESVTGNDTVARYSFIGGNPFMTFKVNKGSWEFTGEYNEHGDDRPLEKLREIMAGFKPVAVPGLPRFCGGAVGFFSYDSVRLRENIPDSNPDDSFCDDIFLGFYKDLIVFDNKEHKLLLIANIFTDSNDDFESVYKDAVYRLGKIQDKMAVRLASSHISIEQIDEPESNFERKEYEKAVEQCKEYIRAGDIFQVVLSQRFSLGVKSDPFDLYRILRTVNPSPYMYYLSCGDASIIGASPEMLVRVEDGVVETRPIAGTRPRGKDEHEDDLLAEELKKDPKEIAEHVMLVDLGRNDLGRVCEFGSVKAEDMIHIEKYSHVMHLVTNVSGTLKRECDALDALFSCFPAGTLSGAPKIRAMEIIDELETLRRGIYGGALGYIDFSGNLDSCIIIRTILHKNNTAYIQAGAGIVADSVPWREYDETVNKAMALFTAIRNAREIIGEK; encoded by the coding sequence ATGATACTTCCTGTATTAGCCGATGCCGAAAAACTTGCCTCCAGGGGCAATATTATCCCTTTATACACAACGATTCTTGCCGATACCGAAACCCCCGTGTCGATATGGTTGAAACTGTTTCGGGATGAGCCTTATAGTTTTCTCTTAGAGAGTGTTACCGGCAATGATACTGTTGCGCGCTATTCTTTTATTGGTGGCAACCCGTTTATGACCTTTAAGGTTAACAAGGGTTCCTGGGAATTTACCGGTGAATATAATGAACATGGTGATGATCGTCCGCTCGAAAAACTCCGGGAGATAATGGCCGGCTTCAAACCGGTGGCTGTTCCCGGGCTCCCGAGGTTCTGTGGTGGTGCGGTCGGTTTTTTCTCCTACGATTCGGTTCGACTCCGGGAGAATATCCCCGACAGCAATCCCGACGATTCGTTTTGTGATGATATTTTTCTTGGTTTTTACAAGGATCTTATCGTATTCGACAATAAAGAGCATAAACTTCTGCTTATCGCCAATATTTTTACCGATTCGAATGATGATTTCGAGAGTGTATACAAAGACGCAGTATATCGTCTTGGAAAAATACAGGATAAAATGGCTGTCCGCCTTGCGTCCTCGCATATTTCAATAGAACAGATCGATGAGCCTGAATCAAACTTTGAGCGGAAGGAATACGAAAAGGCGGTCGAGCAATGCAAAGAATATATCAGAGCCGGGGATATTTTTCAGGTCGTTTTATCCCAGCGATTCTCTCTTGGGGTAAAATCGGACCCCTTCGATTTATACCGGATACTCCGAACCGTAAATCCTTCACCCTATATGTATTACCTTTCCTGTGGTGATGCATCAATTATCGGCGCCTCACCGGAGATGCTTGTTCGTGTTGAAGACGGCGTGGTTGAAACCCGGCCAATTGCCGGAACACGCCCCCGGGGCAAAGATGAACATGAGGATGATCTGCTTGCCGAAGAGTTGAAAAAGGATCCGAAAGAAATTGCCGAGCATGTTATGCTGGTCGATTTAGGAAGAAATGATCTCGGACGAGTCTGTGAATTCGGCTCGGTTAAAGCCGAAGATATGATCCATATCGAAAAATATTCTCATGTCATGCATCTTGTGACCAATGTTTCCGGCACATTGAAAAGGGAATGTGATGCACTGGATGCTCTTTTTTCCTGCTTTCCTGCGGGCACGCTTTCGGGCGCACCAAAAATCAGAGCCATGGAAATTATCGACGAACTCGAAACACTGCGCCGAGGTATTTATGGTGGCGCGCTGGGCTATATCGATTTCAGCGGCAATCTTGATTCCTGTATTATAATCAGGACTATTCTCCACAAAAACAACACGGCTTATATTCAGGCCGGCGCAGGTATTGTTGCCGATTCAGTTCCGTGGCGGGAATATGATGAAACGGTAAATAAGGCCATGGCACTCTTTACTGCAATCAGGAATGCCCGTGAAATTATCGGCGAAAAATAG
- a CDS encoding valine--tRNA ligase, with protein MDKTYDPSAVEERIYAEWTGNKLFAADEHSSKPPYSIVIPPPNVTGILHMGHALNNTIQDILTRWKRMSGYESLWLPGTDHAGIATQNVVERQIARTEKKSRHELGREKFIKRVWEWKHEYHATITGQLKKLGSSCAWDRERFTMDEGLSRAVRKVFVTLYNDGLIYRGKYIINWCPRCQTALSDEEAEHQETAGKLWYFKYPAKEGATSVTVATTRPETMLGDTAVAVNPKDDRYKDLIGKKLVLPLVNREIPVIADDFVDKEFGTGAVKVTPAHDPNDFQMGLRHNMEPIVVMDESGMMRGPIPEKYIGTDRFACRKVVVEDLEKLGLVEKTTDHQHAVGHCYRCDTVVEPYYSDQWFVKMKPLAEPALKAALDNKITFYPSRWRKTYLEWMENIRDWCISRQIWWGHRIPVWYCDDCNEMIVAEETPEQCTSCSSTSLKQDEDVLDTWFSSWLWPFSTMGWPEETETLTKFYPTDTLATAPEILFFWVARMIMAGFYFTNKLPFTDVVLHGTVRDKSGKKMSKSLGNAIDPLEIINNYGADSLRFSIIMITAQGADVFLANDTFDIGRNFGNKLWNASRFLLSNIEQPMVFSGMIPDNDLKAEDRWILSRLNRTIESVEEALKEFRFNETCRLIYDFTWHEFCDWYIEMKKTDLYQEEDPHRTNNAIQMCSYVLAHILKMLHPVMPFITEAIWGAMRKKVTYPEVIDHKFIMKSSFPQCEAPRINLELEGEFDLLKEIITALRTIRSENNVPPEKKGKAVIIPDNKETAKQLASRSDMINMFARLSETTVDPEAKKPSFAGQNVVKGCRVFLLLEDLIDRQVEINRLAKEIERVSKLADSTGKRLQNESFIQKAPQEVINREREKYDSFIQTREKLEKSLESMKE; from the coding sequence ATGGATAAAACCTACGATCCCTCCGCCGTGGAGGAACGAATATATGCCGAATGGACCGGCAACAAGCTTTTTGCCGCAGATGAGCATTCTTCAAAGCCGCCTTATTCAATAGTAATTCCGCCGCCGAATGTAACCGGCATTCTCCATATGGGACACGCGCTGAATAATACGATTCAGGACATATTAACCCGGTGGAAACGGATGAGCGGATATGAATCACTCTGGCTCCCCGGGACCGATCATGCCGGTATTGCCACCCAGAATGTGGTTGAACGGCAGATTGCCCGCACAGAAAAAAAGTCCCGCCACGAGCTGGGAAGAGAAAAATTCATCAAACGGGTATGGGAATGGAAACATGAATATCATGCCACAATCACAGGACAACTGAAAAAACTGGGATCATCATGCGCCTGGGACCGTGAACGATTTACCATGGATGAAGGTCTCTCCCGGGCCGTACGGAAAGTATTTGTTACCCTTTATAACGACGGCCTTATTTATCGTGGCAAATATATCATCAACTGGTGTCCTCGATGTCAAACAGCATTGTCCGATGAAGAAGCTGAACATCAGGAAACCGCAGGCAAATTATGGTATTTTAAATATCCCGCCAAAGAGGGCGCTACCAGTGTGACCGTTGCCACTACTCGTCCCGAGACCATGCTCGGCGATACCGCTGTGGCGGTAAATCCCAAGGATGACCGTTATAAAGACCTGATCGGAAAGAAACTTGTTCTTCCCCTGGTTAATCGTGAAATTCCGGTTATTGCGGACGATTTTGTCGATAAGGAATTCGGCACCGGTGCGGTCAAAGTGACGCCGGCTCATGATCCGAACGATTTCCAGATGGGTCTTCGCCATAACATGGAACCCATTGTAGTCATGGATGAATCCGGTATGATGCGCGGTCCTATCCCCGAAAAGTATATCGGCACCGACAGATTCGCATGTCGTAAAGTGGTGGTTGAAGACCTCGAGAAACTGGGTCTGGTTGAAAAAACAACCGACCATCAGCACGCGGTCGGCCACTGTTACCGGTGTGATACGGTCGTAGAACCATATTACTCTGATCAGTGGTTCGTGAAAATGAAACCTCTTGCGGAACCCGCACTCAAAGCGGCGCTGGACAATAAAATCACCTTTTACCCCTCACGCTGGCGAAAAACTTATCTCGAATGGATGGAAAACATTCGAGACTGGTGTATCTCCCGTCAAATCTGGTGGGGACATCGTATTCCGGTCTGGTATTGCGATGACTGTAATGAAATGATTGTTGCCGAGGAGACCCCTGAGCAATGCACCTCATGCTCATCAACCAGTCTTAAACAGGATGAAGATGTACTCGATACATGGTTTTCATCGTGGCTCTGGCCCTTTTCAACAATGGGATGGCCCGAAGAGACCGAAACCCTTACAAAATTCTACCCGACCGATACATTGGCAACTGCGCCCGAAATTCTTTTCTTCTGGGTAGCTCGTATGATCATGGCCGGATTCTACTTTACCAATAAACTTCCCTTTACCGACGTTGTTCTCCATGGAACAGTCAGAGACAAAAGCGGCAAAAAAATGAGTAAATCATTGGGGAATGCAATTGATCCCCTGGAGATAATTAATAACTACGGAGCCGACTCACTCCGATTTTCCATTATCATGATTACCGCTCAGGGCGCGGATGTCTTCCTTGCCAATGACACATTTGATATCGGCCGTAATTTCGGCAACAAGCTCTGGAACGCCTCCCGGTTTCTTTTAAGCAATATCGAACAACCCATGGTCTTTTCCGGGATGATTCCCGATAACGATCTGAAAGCTGAAGATCGCTGGATACTCAGCAGGCTTAACCGTACTATCGAATCGGTAGAGGAAGCGCTTAAAGAATTCCGGTTTAATGAAACATGCCGTTTAATCTATGATTTCACCTGGCATGAATTCTGCGACTGGTATATCGAAATGAAAAAAACCGATCTTTATCAGGAGGAAGATCCTCATCGCACCAATAACGCAATTCAGATGTGCAGCTATGTATTGGCTCATATTCTGAAGATGCTGCATCCGGTCATGCCTTTTATCACCGAAGCGATTTGGGGCGCAATGAGAAAAAAAGTCACCTATCCTGAAGTTATCGACCACAAATTTATCATGAAATCCTCCTTCCCTCAATGTGAAGCACCCCGTATCAATCTCGAATTGGAAGGTGAGTTCGATCTTTTGAAAGAGATAATTACCGCATTACGTACGATACGATCCGAAAACAATGTTCCGCCCGAGAAGAAAGGTAAAGCGGTAATTATTCCCGATAACAAGGAAACCGCCAAACAGTTGGCAAGCCGAAGCGACATGATAAACATGTTTGCCCGTCTTTCGGAGACAACGGTCGATCCTGAAGCAAAAAAACCGTCATTTGCAGGCCAGAATGTCGTAAAAGGCTGCAGAGTATTCCTCCTCCTTGAAGACCTCATTGACAGACAGGTGGAGATAAACCGACTTGCCAAAGAAATTGAACGGGTAAGCAAACTTGCCGACAGCACCGGCAAGCGACTTCAAAATGAATCTTTTATCCAGAAAGCTCCTCAGGAGGTTATCAATCGGGAGCGGGAGAAATATGACAGTTTTATTCAAACACGAGAAAAACTTGAAAAAAGCCTCGAATCGATGAAAGAATAA
- a CDS encoding phosphoribosylanthranilate isomerase: MSVRIKICGITQYEDARIAASLGADALGFIFYPKSPRYISPVAAKEIITKLPPLISKVGVFVNEPAETIMAITQESGIDTIQLHGTEPPEFCKYFPLPVIKAFSIDSNADITLLEKYDVSGFLLDTWDKTLRGGTGKTFDWAIAEKTCRKYPNIILAGGLGPTNIAEALENVMPYAVDVNSGVEIKPGIKNPKKLKDTIGIVKNWK, translated from the coding sequence ATGTCGGTAAGAATTAAAATCTGTGGTATAACGCAATACGAAGACGCCCGTATTGCTGCAAGTCTCGGTGCTGATGCATTGGGATTCATTTTTTATCCCAAAAGTCCTCGCTACATTTCGCCCGTCGCGGCAAAAGAAATTATCACCAAACTTCCCCCGCTGATTTCCAAAGTTGGAGTTTTTGTTAACGAGCCTGCCGAAACGATCATGGCCATTACGCAGGAATCGGGTATCGATACAATACAACTCCACGGGACTGAACCTCCTGAATTCTGCAAATATTTTCCTCTCCCGGTCATTAAAGCGTTCTCAATCGATTCCAATGCCGATATCACACTCCTTGAGAAATATGATGTTTCGGGTTTTCTTCTGGATACCTGGGATAAAACTCTCCGAGGCGGCACCGGAAAAACATTCGACTGGGCGATAGCAGAAAAAACCTGTAGAAAATATCCCAATATCATTCTTGCCGGTGGCCTGGGGCCGACAAATATCGCTGAAGCACTGGAAAATGTAATGCCCTATGCTGTTGATGTCAACAGCGGCGTTGAAATAAAACCGGGAATCAAAAATCCGAAAAAACTCAAGGATACAATCGGTATTGTGAAAAACTGGAAATAG
- a CDS encoding protein kinase: protein MTVNNEEFYLPAVGERIGNLKITGTIASGGMSIVFKALHEELEVFRALKILKPGHKPESRKRIQTEAKIAANLKHPNIVQIYGASLWSGTLPYIEMEYVDGISAYTFIAKAGRVPWIVAASITAIVCRALKYAQERNMTVYGKNYQGLVHRDIKPANILLSNSGEVKLADFGIALPGTESIHTTGATVMGTAPYISPEQIDGKRLDRRTDIYSLGAVLYEMITGTKAFPEKAMSKLIRDKLQGSYFPVQGLEPTLPSAMVQAIDKSLHPEREKRFSSASEFESILESCIAAESDLPVDDIVSRYIKNREEKSVTQTIVNAGRVQSRKIFLPAVIVSAGTLLVLGILAFHFFKDEISSGPSSEGVSPAIKESIGKNKVNKGVPATKKSVRPRKEVLIDSVNDTTAAKEIPEHSEPKLDHGIKAFHKGDYRKAIDILQNFTVSQTGHDSENRIRLLLFESYLKVGDYKNAKQLSINKSIDDGYFYLLKGKLYHALGDTKPAEKYFLKAQSTSSIMGPKVLPEAVYFWALNRDVAYKKKPNVENRNKMILAWKKFHQAFCNRSGHASHCSEARERLKELNAL, encoded by the coding sequence ATGACTGTAAATAACGAAGAATTCTATCTCCCTGCTGTTGGGGAAAGAATCGGAAATTTGAAGATAACGGGGACCATAGCTTCGGGTGGTATGTCGATTGTTTTCAAGGCGCTGCATGAGGAGCTGGAAGTCTTTCGGGCGCTTAAAATCCTCAAACCGGGGCATAAGCCGGAGAGCAGGAAAAGAATACAGACCGAAGCCAAAATCGCAGCCAATCTGAAACATCCCAATATTGTTCAGATCTACGGTGCATCATTATGGAGCGGTACACTGCCGTATATTGAAATGGAGTATGTTGACGGTATTTCTGCATATACATTTATTGCAAAAGCCGGAAGGGTCCCCTGGATTGTCGCTGCATCCATTACAGCAATAGTGTGCAGAGCATTAAAATATGCTCAAGAACGGAATATGACCGTCTATGGCAAAAATTATCAGGGACTCGTTCACCGGGACATAAAGCCGGCCAATATTCTCCTGTCTAATTCCGGTGAAGTAAAACTGGCGGATTTTGGAATCGCGTTACCGGGAACTGAAAGTATCCATACTACCGGGGCAACAGTTATGGGGACAGCTCCTTATATCAGTCCCGAGCAGATTGACGGCAAACGTCTTGACCGTCGCACCGACATTTATTCTCTGGGTGCAGTGCTGTATGAAATGATAACCGGGACAAAGGCTTTTCCGGAGAAAGCAATGTCCAAGCTGATCCGGGACAAGCTGCAAGGCTCCTATTTTCCTGTTCAGGGATTGGAACCCACGCTGCCCTCCGCAATGGTTCAGGCTATCGACAAAAGCCTTCATCCGGAAAGAGAAAAGAGATTCTCCTCTGCTTCCGAATTCGAAAGTATACTTGAATCATGTATTGCTGCAGAATCCGATTTGCCCGTCGATGATATAGTTTCTCGATATATAAAGAACAGAGAAGAAAAATCGGTGACTCAGACAATAGTCAATGCCGGCCGTGTACAATCAAGAAAAATTTTCCTTCCGGCGGTTATTGTAAGCGCCGGTACTCTCCTCGTTCTTGGAATACTGGCTTTTCATTTTTTCAAAGATGAAATTTCATCAGGACCTTCTTCCGAAGGAGTCTCTCCAGCCATTAAAGAAAGCATTGGAAAGAATAAGGTAAATAAAGGAGTGCCGGCGACAAAGAAGAGTGTCCGCCCCCGAAAAGAAGTGTTGATCGATTCTGTAAATGATACCACTGCCGCAAAAGAAATTCCTGAGCACTCAGAACCAAAGCTCGATCATGGAATAAAGGCTTTTCATAAAGGCGATTACCGGAAGGCTATTGATATCCTGCAGAATTTTACGGTGAGTCAAACCGGTCACGATTCCGAAAACAGGATACGCTTATTGCTTTTTGAATCATATCTGAAAGTCGGGGACTATAAGAATGCAAAGCAACTTTCGATAAACAAATCTATTGACGATGGGTATTTTTATCTATTAAAAGGAAAGCTTTATCATGCTCTGGGCGACACTAAGCCGGCGGAAAAATATTTTTTGAAAGCACAATCAACTTCTTCAATAATGGGGCCGAAAGTGCTCCCTGAAGCGGTCTATTTCTGGGCGCTTAATCGCGATGTGGCGTATAAAAAGAAACCGAATGTGGAAAACAGAAACAAAATGATACTGGCCTGGAAAAAATTCCATCAGGCTTTTTGCAATCGTTCCGGCCATGCCTCACATTGTTCTGAAGCCAGGGAGCGACTGAAAGAACTGAATGCGCTCTAA